The Desulfobacterales bacterium genome window below encodes:
- the uvrA gene encoding excinuclease ABC subunit UvrA, which yields MANKIIIRGARQHNLKNVDVDLPREKLVVITGLSGSGKSTLAFDTLYAEGQRRYVESLSTYARQFLERMEKPDAELIEGLSPAIAIEQKTAGHNPRSTVGTVTEIYDYLRLLYARVGTPHCYQCDQEIRSQTLDQIVDHVMSLGADTRIIVLAPLVTDQKGAHEGLLKGLKKDGFARIRVDGEMFDIEDVSRLDKNKKHSVDVVVDRLVINSKIKNRLADSLELAMAQSNGQVSVDTQAHGTILFNEKAACNRCKISYPEFTPASFSFNSPQGACSDCDGLGAMTAFDSALIIPNPELTLREGAIAPWANRNSVHFTEFLDALTRQYGTDIYTAYKDLPEEFKQVLLYGSGDTPITFYFENDHRRISYQKPFEGIIPNLQRRYHETGSSWSREEIGRYMNFQPCRQCNGEKLNRASRSVKVGGLTISQLTALSIAKLRSFFLDLRLDGKKEIIARRILKEIVERLGFLDNVGLSYLTLDRSAQSLSGGESQRIRLATQIGSKLTGVLYVLDEPSIGLHRRDNKRLLDTLIQMRDLGNTVLVVEHDEETIRAADYVVDIGPGAGINGGRIIFAGPPSELFNHPTSLTGLYLSGRKQIEVPAARRHIGDSHLILKGASANNLKTIDVTFPLGCFICVTGVSGSGKSTLVLETLYRALMQKLYHARVPAGTYQQIDGVENIDRVIHIDQSPIGRTPRSNPGTYTGAFTHIRELFARTPEARMRGYKPGRFSFNVKGGRCEACQGDGIIKIEMHFLPDVYVTCDVCQGRRYNRETLEARYKGKTIAEILNMTVNQALSFFGRITKIQTIMQTLVDVGLGYIEIGQPATTLSGGEAQRVKLSKELSKRATGKSVYILDEPTTGLHADDIQKLLRVLNMLVEQGNTVLVIEHNMDIIKTADYIVDLGPEGGDQGGYIVGCGTPEAVAEMKNSYTGQYLKAIL from the coding sequence ATGGCAAATAAAATAATCATCCGGGGCGCCCGGCAGCACAATTTAAAAAATGTCGATGTTGATCTGCCGCGCGAAAAACTGGTGGTGATCACCGGTCTTTCCGGCTCGGGCAAATCGACACTGGCATTCGACACCCTGTATGCCGAGGGCCAGCGCCGCTATGTTGAATCGCTGTCCACCTATGCTCGGCAGTTTTTGGAGCGCATGGAAAAGCCCGATGCCGAATTGATTGAGGGCCTTTCGCCGGCGATCGCCATCGAGCAAAAAACGGCCGGGCACAACCCGCGTTCAACGGTTGGTACGGTTACTGAAATCTATGATTATCTGCGACTGCTGTATGCACGTGTCGGCACCCCGCATTGTTATCAATGCGATCAGGAAATTAGATCTCAAACGCTGGATCAGATTGTAGACCATGTCATGTCATTGGGCGCCGATACCCGAATCATCGTTTTAGCCCCTCTGGTAACAGATCAGAAAGGAGCGCATGAAGGCCTATTAAAAGGACTCAAAAAGGACGGTTTTGCCCGAATCCGCGTAGATGGTGAGATGTTTGATATTGAAGATGTCAGCCGACTGGATAAAAACAAAAAGCATTCGGTGGATGTCGTCGTCGATCGGCTCGTTATCAATAGTAAGATTAAAAACCGTTTGGCGGATTCACTGGAATTGGCCATGGCGCAATCCAATGGTCAGGTGAGTGTTGACACGCAAGCGCATGGCACCATCCTTTTTAATGAAAAGGCGGCCTGCAACCGATGCAAGATCAGCTATCCGGAATTTACCCCTGCCAGTTTCTCATTTAACTCGCCCCAGGGCGCCTGCTCCGATTGCGACGGGCTGGGCGCAATGACGGCATTTGATTCGGCCCTTATCATTCCCAATCCTGAACTGACACTGCGCGAAGGCGCCATTGCCCCGTGGGCCAATCGAAATAGTGTCCATTTCACAGAGTTTCTGGACGCCCTTACCCGGCAATATGGCACCGATATTTACACCGCATACAAGGACTTGCCGGAAGAATTCAAACAGGTGTTGTTATACGGTTCTGGCGATACGCCGATAACCTTTTATTTTGAAAATGATCATCGCCGCATCAGCTATCAAAAACCCTTTGAAGGCATCATACCGAATCTGCAGCGCCGCTACCACGAAACCGGCTCAAGTTGGTCAAGAGAAGAAATAGGGCGCTACATGAATTTTCAACCCTGTCGGCAATGCAACGGTGAGAAGTTAAATCGCGCTAGTCGATCCGTCAAAGTGGGGGGGCTGACCATTTCGCAGTTAACCGCCTTGTCAATCGCCAAGCTACGTTCCTTTTTTCTGGATTTGAGGCTTGACGGCAAAAAAGAGATCATTGCCCGGCGCATCCTCAAAGAGATCGTCGAAAGGCTGGGGTTCCTGGATAATGTCGGACTTTCCTACCTAACGCTGGACCGTTCAGCCCAATCGCTTTCAGGCGGTGAAAGTCAGCGGATTCGTCTGGCCACGCAGATCGGGTCCAAATTAACCGGTGTACTGTATGTGTTGGATGAGCCCAGCATCGGACTGCACAGGCGCGATAACAAGCGCTTATTGGATACCCTCATACAGATGCGTGATCTCGGAAATACGGTACTGGTAGTTGAACATGATGAGGAAACCATCCGGGCAGCCGACTATGTCGTCGATATCGGACCGGGGGCCGGCATAAATGGCGGTCGTATTATCTTTGCCGGACCGCCATCAGAATTGTTTAACCATCCAACCTCACTGACGGGCCTATATCTTTCGGGTCGTAAACAGATTGAGGTGCCTGCCGCCCGGCGGCACATTGGGGACAGCCATTTAATCTTAAAGGGGGCTTCAGCTAACAACTTAAAGACGATTGATGTTACATTCCCACTGGGCTGTTTTATCTGTGTAACGGGCGTATCTGGTTCAGGCAAGTCCACCCTCGTTCTTGAAACGCTTTATCGAGCGCTGATGCAAAAGTTGTATCATGCTCGAGTGCCGGCCGGCACCTACCAGCAAATCGATGGGGTAGAAAACATCGATCGCGTCATCCACATCGATCAAAGTCCGATCGGCCGAACCCCCCGTTCAAATCCGGGCACCTATACGGGCGCTTTTACCCATATCCGCGAACTTTTTGCGCGCACGCCCGAAGCCCGGATGCGGGGTTACAAACCCGGTCGCTTTAGCTTCAATGTTAAAGGCGGTCGCTGTGAAGCGTGCCAGGGAGATGGTATCATTAAAATCGAAATGCATTTTCTGCCCGATGTTTATGTCACCTGTGATGTCTGTCAGGGCCGACGCTACAACCGGGAAACCCTTGAAGCCCGCTATAAGGGTAAAACCATTGCCGAAATTCTAAACATGACCGTCAACCAGGCGCTCTCTTTTTTTGGGCGGATCACTAAAATTCAGACGATCATGCAAACCTTAGTGGACGTCGGCTTGGGCTACATCGAGATTGGTCAACCGGCAACCACGCTATCTGGCGGTGAGGCACAACGTGTAAAACTATCAAAAGAACTCAGTAAACGCGCTACCGGAAAAAGCGTATACATCCTGGATGAACCTACGACCGGATTGCATGCCGATGACATTCAAAAGCTGCTGCGGGTCCTTAATATGCTGGTTGAGCAGGGCAATACCGTTCTGGTGATCGAACATAACATGGATATTATTAAAACCGCAGATTACATTGTAGATTTGGGCCCGGAAGGTGGAGATCAGGGCGGATACATAGTGGGGTGCGGAACACCTGAGGCGGTAGCTGAAATGAAAAACTCCTACACCGGCCAATATTTAAAAGCAATTCTGTAA
- a CDS encoding ATP synthase subunit I, whose protein sequence is MDIQQRIIHFVTRANWILFAVASIAGFAMFSRGVAFGILFGGLLVTINFHLLAKTLRKALTPPHLASHNVVLAKYYLRFMVSGFIIFLLIAGHIVHPVGLVIGLSIVVFSIILATICEVKKLLFKEAV, encoded by the coding sequence TTGGATATTCAGCAACGCATCATTCATTTTGTCACCCGAGCCAATTGGATATTGTTCGCGGTAGCCAGCATTGCCGGCTTCGCGATGTTTTCACGGGGCGTTGCCTTTGGTATTCTTTTTGGCGGCCTGCTGGTCACCATCAATTTCCATTTGTTGGCCAAAACACTAAGAAAAGCGCTGACACCACCCCACCTCGCCTCTCATAACGTCGTACTGGCCAAATACTATCTCCGATTCATGGTCAGCGGTTTTATCATCTTCCTGTTGATTGCCGGCCACATTGTACATCCTGTTGGGTTGGTTATCGGTCTTTCGATTGTCGTTTTCAGTATTATTCTAGCAACCATATGTGAAGTTAAGAAACTTCTATTTAAGGAGGCTGTCTAA
- the atpE gene encoding ATP synthase F0 subunit C, giving the protein MEAKALEFFIACVTAAGFGIAIAAFGCGIAQGIGLRSAVEGIARNPESSGKVTVTMIIGLALIESLCIYALVVALILIFAHPQAASIAALFAQGG; this is encoded by the coding sequence ATGGAAGCTAAAGCATTAGAGTTTTTTATTGCCTGCGTTACAGCAGCTGGATTTGGAATCGCCATCGCGGCATTTGGCTGTGGTATTGCCCAGGGTATCGGTCTGCGGTCTGCAGTTGAAGGTATCGCGCGTAATCCAGAGTCCTCGGGTAAGGTAACCGTTACCATGATTATCGGCTTGGCGCTGATCGAATCGTTGTGTATTTACGCACTGGTTGTTGCATTGATCCTGATCTTTGCCCATCCGCAGGCAGCATCGATTGCCGCATTGTTTGCGCAAGGCGGCTAG
- the atpB gene encoding F0F1 ATP synthase subunit A, whose translation MEHPYLLIVKFFELIGFGHFAHAYPWVIYSWFVMIILIVLAFLAVRKIDMIPSGAQNVFEILISGIEEFMVEITGEEGRPFFPLIATVFLYIATCNLLGLIPGFYPPTASINTTLSCALTVVVFTHVIGIKFHGAKYIKHFLGPVWWLAPLIFIIELIGHFARILSLSIRLFGNITGHELVLGILFLLAGAFFAPLPIMALGIFVALLQAFVFLLLSIIYFSGAMEHAH comes from the coding sequence ATGGAACATCCCTATTTGTTGATTGTTAAATTTTTTGAGTTGATCGGATTTGGGCATTTTGCCCATGCTTATCCCTGGGTGATTTACTCCTGGTTTGTGATGATCATACTGATTGTCTTAGCCTTCTTGGCGGTACGTAAAATAGACATGATTCCGTCCGGAGCGCAAAATGTGTTTGAGATCCTTATTTCGGGAATAGAAGAGTTTATGGTCGAAATTACCGGCGAAGAAGGGCGTCCGTTTTTTCCGCTTATCGCCACAGTATTTCTCTACATTGCCACCTGCAATTTATTGGGTCTAATTCCCGGCTTTTATCCGCCAACCGCAAGCATTAACACCACATTGTCATGTGCGCTGACAGTGGTTGTTTTTACACATGTGATCGGCATCAAATTTCATGGCGCCAAGTATATCAAACATTTCTTGGGGCCAGTCTGGTGGCTGGCACCGTTAATATTCATCATTGAACTCATTGGCCATTTTGCACGGATTCTGTCATTGTCGATTCGTCTTTTTGGCAACATCACCGGCCATGAACTGGTGCTGGGCATTTTATTTTTGTTGGCCGGTGCATTTTTTGCGCCCTTGCCGATCATGGCGCTGGGCATTTTCGTGGCATTGCTACAGGCTTTCGTATTCCTGCTGCTGTCCATTATTTATTTTTCGGGAGCCATGGAACACGCCCACTAA
- a CDS encoding AtpZ/AtpI family protein has protein sequence MKKETKRMLRELSYYSSLGFSVALAIFIGLAVGIYLDRRFETAPWCTLIFLVLGIIAGFRNIAIVIRKSRKF, from the coding sequence ATGAAAAAAGAAACAAAACGGATGCTAAGGGAGCTGTCGTATTACAGCAGTCTGGGATTTTCAGTTGCCCTTGCCATTTTTATCGGTCTAGCTGTGGGGATTTATCTGGATCGCCGATTTGAAACTGCGCCGTGGTGTACCCTCATTTTTTTGGTCCTTGGGATCATCGCAGGCTTTCGCAATATTGCGATTGTTATTCGCAAATCAAGAAAATTCTAA
- a CDS encoding HDOD domain-containing protein, protein MNEQQILTKIDRIREIPTLPTIVFELNKYLRDPDTSIKTVCDTIEKDQAITLKILKLVNSAFYGFKSKISDLRNAVVLLGYNAVRNAIVSISVINSFPKRVKLMDFDISQFWKHSLAVAVTSMNIAQLSKKESPDNCFVGGLLHDVGKVILAQYFPKLFENVWSTLQNEHLTFYQAEKKKLPIDHAVIGAHLVTKWQLPADLIEAIRWHHDFKPESKSANFVQNIYLANFIVNAYDLDPELRLDLSTMHPDVIKFMMDMMEDVGDWYTGLTDEIEAAYSFFLEADI, encoded by the coding sequence ATGAATGAACAGCAAATTTTAACTAAAATTGACCGTATCAGAGAAATTCCAACCTTACCCACGATTGTATTTGAGCTCAATAAATACTTACGGGACCCGGATACCTCGATTAAAACCGTCTGTGACACCATCGAAAAAGATCAGGCCATCACGCTGAAGATTTTAAAACTGGTCAATTCCGCTTTTTATGGATTTAAAAGCAAAATCAGCGACCTGCGCAATGCCGTCGTCTTGTTGGGTTATAACGCGGTGCGCAATGCCATCGTCTCAATATCGGTGATTAATTCTTTTCCCAAACGCGTCAAATTAATGGATTTTGATATCTCCCAGTTTTGGAAGCATTCCCTGGCGGTGGCGGTCACCAGTATGAACATTGCGCAGCTATCCAAAAAAGAATCACCGGACAATTGTTTTGTCGGCGGTTTGCTGCATGATGTCGGTAAAGTCATCTTGGCGCAATATTTTCCGAAACTGTTTGAAAACGTATGGTCAACCCTGCAAAACGAACATTTGACTTTTTACCAAGCCGAGAAGAAAAAGTTGCCGATCGATCATGCCGTCATCGGTGCTCATCTGGTGACTAAATGGCAACTGCCCGCGGACCTGATTGAAGCCATTCGATGGCATCATGATTTTAAACCCGAAAGCAAAAGTGCCAATTTTGTCCAAAATATTTATCTGGCCAATTTCATCGTTAATGCCTATGATCTGGATCCGGAGCTGCGATTGGACCTTTCAACCATGCATCCTGATGTGATCAAATTTATGATGGATATGATGGAAGATGTCGGTGACTGGTATACAGGATTGACCGATGAAATCGAAGCGGCCTATTCATTTTTTCTGGAAGCCGATATCTAG
- a CDS encoding dihydroorotate dehydrogenase electron transfer subunit: MILMRYQTVEVQSNVALGNGIHRIRLSCQRNYADAVPGQFVMVRTGEQNDPLLPRPFSIHQLIKNKGLVEALELLYKVVGKGTQALSLQQPGDLLSLTGPLGKGFEIPAQMASAKIVAGGIGVAPMVFLAQTLSKSKTKPASVEVYIGGRSKADVLCLSEFSAIGLPVHVTTDDGSSGDHCLVTDPLDAAVAKNPADMIFACGPMEMLACVAGIAKRHHIDCQVSIETMMACGMGACLGCAVHSRRSPDRFLHACKDGPVFDTRDLNI, from the coding sequence ATGATCTTGATGAGATATCAAACCGTTGAGGTGCAGTCCAACGTTGCTCTGGGCAATGGGATTCATCGAATCCGTTTAAGCTGCCAGCGAAATTATGCTGATGCGGTTCCCGGTCAATTTGTCATGGTTCGCACTGGAGAGCAGAATGACCCGCTTTTGCCGCGTCCGTTTTCGATTCATCAACTCATCAAAAATAAAGGTTTGGTTGAAGCGCTGGAACTGCTCTATAAGGTGGTCGGAAAAGGCACTCAGGCGCTTTCGCTGCAGCAGCCCGGGGATCTGTTAAGCCTTACCGGGCCTTTGGGTAAAGGATTTGAAATTCCGGCGCAGATGGCAAGTGCCAAAATTGTGGCTGGGGGTATCGGTGTGGCCCCGATGGTATTTTTGGCCCAAACACTGAGCAAATCAAAGACCAAACCAGCATCAGTCGAGGTTTATATCGGCGGTCGAAGCAAAGCAGATGTCTTATGTCTGTCGGAATTTTCGGCCATCGGTTTGCCGGTCCATGTGACCACCGATGACGGAAGCTCCGGCGATCATTGTCTGGTCACAGACCCGCTGGATGCGGCAGTAGCGAAAAATCCTGCGGATATGATCTTTGCCTGCGGCCCTATGGAGATGCTGGCCTGTGTTGCTGGAATTGCAAAAAGACACCACATTGACTGCCAGGTTTCGATTGAAACCATGATGGCTTGTGGCATGGGGGCATGTTTGGGATGTGCCGTGCATAGCCGAAGGAGCCCCGATCGATTTTTGCACGCCTGTAAAGATGGTCCCGTTTTCGATACCCGTGATCTCAACATTTAA
- the dnaA gene encoding chromosomal replication initiator protein DnaA, with protein sequence MEAVWIKVKSVIKDRIPKHSFQMWIEPLELLKNDSNNWTVACPNFFFKKRVNDLYGKLLVSELKKVTGNVCQLSFKVGVKKYKDSRNKKSLNPQLSLPNASIRPHSGRFLRREFTFDEFVVGANNDFAYSASLSLASRREYQQNALLLLSNTGMGKSHLSQAIGHHVLSEYPDERVYYITAEDFSNEMVQAFRQDSINKFKGKYRNNCDVLLLEDIHYLSGKQRTQLELALTLDSLFEAGKRIIFSSCYLPGDIPKLNDKLRSRLSCSLISRIESPNFRTRVRILRKKALSNGYQVPDNIIEYLAGELTEDIRQLESGLNGVAAKSSLLGAPIDLNLSESVVKNMVRQRKKITIEAIKKMVCKYYNCSLKDMVSRSRKQHLVRPRQMAIYLSRRYTDAPLQSIGKAFNRYHATALHSIHSIERGLKENSAIQKQVEFFNQKLESGKF encoded by the coding sequence ATGGAAGCCGTCTGGATAAAAGTTAAATCCGTTATCAAAGATCGGATACCGAAACACAGTTTTCAAATGTGGATCGAGCCGCTGGAATTGTTAAAAAACGATTCCAATAACTGGACCGTGGCGTGTCCAAATTTCTTTTTTAAAAAGCGGGTCAACGATCTTTATGGCAAACTGCTCGTTTCCGAATTGAAAAAAGTAACCGGAAATGTGTGCCAGCTATCCTTTAAAGTCGGTGTAAAAAAATACAAGGATTCCAGAAATAAAAAATCTTTGAATCCCCAATTATCGCTTCCAAACGCCTCTATTCGACCTCACAGCGGTCGTTTTTTGCGCCGGGAATTCACATTTGATGAATTTGTTGTGGGCGCCAACAATGATTTTGCTTATTCAGCCTCTTTGTCGCTGGCTTCACGTAGAGAATATCAGCAAAATGCGCTATTGCTGCTTTCCAATACCGGCATGGGAAAAAGTCATCTTTCCCAGGCAATTGGCCATCATGTCCTGTCCGAATATCCCGACGAGCGCGTCTACTATATAACGGCCGAGGATTTCAGCAATGAAATGGTACAGGCATTTCGCCAAGATTCCATCAATAAATTTAAAGGAAAATATAGAAATAACTGTGATGTTCTGCTGTTGGAAGATATCCATTACCTGAGTGGCAAGCAAAGGACGCAACTGGAGCTGGCATTGACATTGGATTCGCTGTTTGAAGCCGGCAAACGAATTATTTTCTCCAGTTGTTATTTGCCCGGCGATATTCCCAAATTAAATGATAAACTGAGATCGCGGCTGTCCTGCAGCTTGATATCCAGAATCGAATCGCCTAATTTCAGGACACGGGTCCGGATTTTAAGAAAAAAAGCGCTGAGCAATGGCTATCAGGTACCCGACAACATTATCGAATATCTGGCCGGCGAACTGACAGAGGACATCCGGCAACTTGAAAGTGGTTTAAATGGTGTCGCTGCCAAATCATCCTTACTCGGCGCTCCGATTGATTTGAACCTGTCAGAAAGCGTCGTCAAAAACATGGTCCGTCAACGCAAAAAGATCACCATTGAAGCGATCAAAAAGATGGTATGCAAATATTATAACTGCAGCCTTAAAGATATGGTTTCGCGCTCGCGCAAGCAACATCTTGTCAGGCCCAGACAAATGGCCATATATCTATCGCGTCGCTATACGGATGCCCCTCTGCAAAGTATTGGCAAGGCCTTTAATCGCTACCATGCCACCGCCCTCCATTCCATTCATTCGATTGAACGGGGATTAAAAGAAAACAGTGCGATTCAGAAGCAGGTTGAATTCTTTAATCAGAAACTTGAATCGGGCAAATTCTAA
- a CDS encoding inositol monophosphatase family protein: protein MDLEHAKRVGIQAAYSGAKALRDRFGHISQIGQKGAFDLVTEADTASEKIIIQTIRNAFPDHAILAEESGVNHGNSEFLWFIDPLDGTTNYAHQLPIFSIAIALAIRDQMMLGLVLNPMDGELFAAVSGKGATLNNTPIRVSETTSVHESLLVTGFPYDFSEIIEPVMKRFSVCQDSSQGVRRLGSAALDICYVACGRFDAFWEQNLKPWDKAAAAVIATEAGAVITDFANRPFAIDQKEILVSNGAIHQEMLSLLELSD, encoded by the coding sequence ATGGATCTTGAACATGCAAAAAGAGTGGGTATTCAGGCGGCTTATAGCGGTGCAAAGGCACTGAGAGATCGTTTTGGTCATATATCGCAGATTGGTCAAAAAGGCGCCTTTGATCTTGTGACGGAAGCGGACACCGCTTCTGAAAAAATCATCATACAAACGATACGCAATGCGTTCCCAGACCATGCCATTCTGGCGGAAGAAAGCGGTGTTAATCATGGAAATTCTGAATTTCTATGGTTTATCGATCCCCTTGATGGCACAACCAATTACGCCCACCAGTTGCCGATTTTCTCCATCGCCATTGCATTGGCCATACGGGATCAGATGATGCTGGGATTGGTGCTCAATCCAATGGATGGCGAACTTTTCGCTGCCGTTAGCGGGAAAGGCGCTACGCTTAACAACACGCCCATCCGTGTATCGGAAACGACTTCTGTTCACGAGAGCTTGCTGGTAACCGGTTTCCCTTATGATTTCAGCGAAATCATTGAGCCGGTAATGAAACGATTCAGTGTTTGTCAGGATTCATCACAGGGCGTGCGCCGGCTGGGTTCGGCTGCCCTTGATATTTGCTATGTGGCCTGTGGTCGCTTCGATGCATTCTGGGAGCAGAACCTTAAACCCTGGGATAAAGCGGCAGCGGCAGTAATCGCCACAGAGGCTGGCGCGGTGATTACCGATTTTGCAAACCGACCTTTCGCCATAGATCAAAAAGAAATCCTGGTCAGCAACGGCGCCATCCACCAGGAAATGCTCTCCCTGCTTGAGCTATCAGACTAG